In Nonlabens agnitus, the DNA window AAGAAGTTCGCTTTCGCGAAAGCGAACTATTCCAACGTCAACCTAGAATCCTTAAGATTCTGGGCTCACATTCAATTCTTATTGATCAACCGGAGCTTGTTCCTGAACTGGTTCTGGAATAGATAAGCTATCCACGAGCACACTGTCCACCACGATAGGCGGGTTTCTCAACAATGAGTCCTTAATTCTCAAACCTTCCAGATAGGTGCTGTCGGTTTTGTAATAATTGGTCGCCTCAGAAGCTACCTGGTCAGTAAAAGGTGGACATGGGAAATAGGGTCTGGCGTATTCGAAGTTGGTCAACATAGGACGTCTCCAACTGCTCAAACTCTTGAACATGGATGCGACCATAGGCATGGCTGTATTAGCACCGCTACCCATATAGGTTTTCTCAAAATGGACTCGTTTGTCGCGAGCACCTACCCAAGATCCTATTACGATCTCTGGTGAGGCACCTATAAACCAGCCATCACCATTATTTTGAGTGGTTCCAGTCTTGCCAATGATATTATATGGGATTTCCCATCTACTAAATCCAGCTCCAGTTCCTTCAGTCAAAACTTCGCCCATCATTTGTTGCAGTTCCTTGATACTGGCCACAGACGCCACGCCGCCATCATATTTTGGTTTCGCTTCATAAAGAACCGTTCCCTGTTGGTCTGTGATGCGCTGGATCATATAGGGATTGACCTTGTTGCCACCATTGGAAATGCTGGCGTATGCCATGACCATTTCCATCAAACTTATGTTTGCCGTTCCCAGAACAATGGATGGCACCTCTGGAATGTCTGATGTGATACCCATTTTACGCGCCTTTTCTATCGTGTTATCCACGCCTACCTGAAGTTGTAACGCTGCAGAAACCGTGTTCACACTATTTGCCAAAGCACCATGCAAACTGTAGCTACCACCATAGCCACCACTACTGTTTTTAGGCTGCCAGTCCTCGTATTTGCTGTACGTGCGTAGGGAGTTGTCATAATAGTCGCAAGGATCAATGCCTTGGTCCAATGCCGTTAAATAAGTGATAGGTTTAAATGTGGATCCTACCTGATTCTTTGCCTTGATGTTGTCGATTTGTGAAAACCCGTAATCAATACCACCTAGATATCCCAGTATGGCACCGCTGCGAGAGTTCATGGCGAGAATGCCTGTATGCAACCTAATGATGGAGCTTATGATGCTGTCTTCTACCGTTTGCTGTCTTGGTTCAAAGCCTTTACCTATTTCCCAGTATTTACGGCTTTTAGAGGTTTTCCAATAGTCCATGATCTGCTCATCAGTCATTCCATTTTCTTTCATCTGGATGATTTTGGGCTGGATGGCCATGAGGTTAGCAATGAAGGCTTCCTTACCACCATCAGTGGTTTTACTGGTCCAGTGTTGGTCCATGAGTTTTTGTAGGCGCACCATGTTGCGTTCCATGGTTTGTTCTGCATACTTCTGGATGTTGGGTTGTAATGTGGTGTAAATCTGTAGACCGTCGATTTCTAGATCATAGATGCCGCCATCGGGATCTGGATTTTCTGCAGCCCAATTGTTGAACTCCGTGCGTATGTATTCTTTATAGTAACCCGATAGGGATGAGTTTTTCTCTGGTGGACTGTACTTAAGTGTGATTTCAGTTTTTGCTGCGTCTGCTTCTTCTTGGGTTATGGCATTGTTTTTTACCATTTGCTGCAAGACCACATTGCGGCGATTGGTAGAATTCTGCGGATTCTTTCTCGGGTTGTAATACGATGGCGCTTTTAAAACCCCAACGAGCGTTGCGCATTCTGATAAGTTAAGCTGATCTGGAGACTTACTGAAAAAGCGCTGGGCAGCCTTTTCTATACCGTACAGATTCTCACCAAAGGACACCGTGTTGAAATAGAGTAGGAGCAGCTCTTCTTTAGAATAAATCGACTCCAATCGTTTGGCGA includes these proteins:
- a CDS encoding transglycosylase domain-containing protein: MAQSVSNDQQAGFLQQILRYIKKHPFKSLGWVFLAGVSFVVFLFLGTWAGAFGHVPNSNELAKLENPVTSTVYGSDKKPIAYFYLQNRSNIDSTQLNPYLVQALVATEDVRFYEHSGIDYRSYGRVFVKSILMQQGKGGGSTITQQIAKNVFGRKDLWLLSTPINKMREVIIAKRLESIYSKEELLLLYFNTVSFGENLYGIEKAAQRFFSKSPDQLNLSECATLVGVLKAPSYYNPRKNPQNSTNRRNVVLQQMVKNNAITQEEADAAKTEITLKYSPPEKNSSLSGYYKEYIRTEFNNWAAENPDPDGGIYDLEIDGLQIYTTLQPNIQKYAEQTMERNMVRLQKLMDQHWTSKTTDGGKEAFIANLMAIQPKIIQMKENGMTDEQIMDYWKTSKSRKYWEIGKGFEPRQQTVEDSIISSIIRLHTGILAMNSRSGAILGYLGGIDYGFSQIDNIKAKNQVGSTFKPITYLTALDQGIDPCDYYDNSLRTYSKYEDWQPKNSSGGYGGSYSLHGALANSVNTVSAALQLQVGVDNTIEKARKMGITSDIPEVPSIVLGTANISLMEMVMAYASISNGGNKVNPYMIQRITDQQGTVLYEAKPKYDGGVASVASIKELQQMMGEVLTEGTGAGFSRWEIPYNIIGKTGTTQNNGDGWFIGASPEIVIGSWVGARDKRVHFEKTYMGSGANTAMPMVASMFKSLSSWRRPMLTNFEYARPYFPCPPFTDQVASEATNYYKTDSTYLEGLRIKDSLLRNPPIVVDSVLVDSLSIPEPVQEQAPVDQ